The Acetonema longum DSM 6540 sequence TTTGAGAGGAGTGTTTCAAATGGTTAGAACTCTTACCGTTTCCAGCGTGTTGTCTCACCGGATTGCTTTTGGCCCTGACGTGGAGGTCCCGTTTATCCGGCTCCGGGGCAAATGGTTGGAACCATTAGGTTTTCAGGTTGGGAGTAAGGTGCAGGTGTACGCTTATCCCGCTGAAATCATATTAAAACTGGTGAAGGAGGATGTTTCGTATGGCAAGGATTAAGTTTCACTC is a genomic window containing:
- a CDS encoding SymE family type I addiction module toxin, with the protein product LRGVFQMVRTLTVSSVLSHRIAFGPDVEVPFIRLRGKWLEPLGFQVGSKVQVYAYPAEIILKLVKEDVSYGKD